The nucleotide sequence AAAGAGGCGCTGCAGCACCCGACATGGATCATGGGGAAGAAGATTACCATCGATTCGGCTACCCTCATGAATAAGGGGCTGGAAGTCATCGAGGCCAGTTGGTTCTTTTCTCTCACGCCGCAACAGATCGACGTGATTATTCATCCGCAGAGCATCATCCATTCGATGGTAGAGTTCATAGACGGGGCGATCCTGGCTCAGATGGGGGTGACGGATATGGGATTGCCGATCCTGTACGCCCTCTCATACCCTGACCGGCTTCAGACTCCACTGCCGCCCCTCGACCTGAACGCCCTGTCGGCTCTGACATTTGAACCGGTTGACCACGAGAGGTTCCCCTGCCTCGGATTCGCCTATCAGGCGCTCCAGGCGGGTGGAACCTATCCGGCCGTTCTCAACGCAGCCAACGAAGTGGCGGTAGACCTGTTTCTCTCCGGACGGGTCACCTTCCCTGACATTCCCGCCCTGATCGCTAAAGCGATGGACAGTCACCGAGGTCGCAAGATCGATTCTCTTGAAGATGCCCTGGATGCCGATCGCGAGGCTCGGAGGCTGGTTTTTGCGGCACTGCAAAACTAAGGCAAGGAGAGGGGCTTGTACGTTGGTATGATAGCCTCGGCATCTACGGTTGCTCTCAGCCTCTTAGATGTAGTCGATCCACGACCATTCCTTTCGCGTCTTGACTATCTCCTTTGGGCTGTCCTCGTCCTGGGCGCGCTCATCTTCGTCCACGAGCTCGGTCACTTCCTAGTCGCCAAGCGGGCGGGAGTCAAGGTCCTGAAGTTTTCCCTCGGTTTCGGCCCAAAGATCATCGGGCTCACGCGCGGCGGGACCGAATATCTCCTGTCCGCCATCCCGCTTGGCGGCTATGTCAAGATGCTGGGCGAGGATCCGAAGGAAGAGGTCGCCGACCCGGAAGGATCATTTTCCGCAAAACCGGTCGGGTGGCGCTCGCTGATCATCCTGGCCGGCCCTGGATCCAATCTTCTCCTTGCCGTCACCATTTTCTGGGTTGTCTTCACGGTCGGCGTCCCGACTCTCGCTACCAAGGTGGGGGAGGTGATGCAGGACTTCCCGGCGCACGAGGCCGGCGTGCTGGTCGGCGATCGGATCAAGGCGATCGACGGGCACCCCATTGAGAAGTGGGAGGAGTTGGCAACCCAGATCCATAAAAGCCCCGGGCGGCCTGTTCGTCTAACAGTCGAAAGAGCAGGAAACCGGTTTGATCTGGTAGTGGCTCCAAAGGCCACTCGTCAGAAGAATCTGTTCGGGGAGGAGCAGGAGATCGGTCTGCTTGGTATCGCGCCGGCAGAAGAGTTCCTGATCGAGCGAGCCAATCCAGTCACCGCATTTGCAAGAGCGATCTACAAGACGTACGATCTCAGCCGCCTGATCCTGCTGACCTTTGTCAAACTGATCCAGGGCGTTGTCCCGGCCAAGACGATCGGCGGACCGCTCCTTGTGGCGCAGATGGCCGGCCAGCAGGCGCGTCTGGGCATCTTGAACCTCCTGTTCTTTACGGCGCTGCTGTCCATCAACTTGGCGATCCTGAATCTGCTTCCGATCCCTATTCTGGATGGGGGGCACCTGTTCTTCTCGCTGATTGAAGCCATTCGCGGTAAACCAGTTAGTCTGCAGAAGCGAGAGATGGCCCAGCAGGTCGGATTAGCCCTGTTGGTGGCTCTGATGATTTTTGCCTTCTACAACGATATCTTCCGCCTGCTTGGAAGACAGTAACATGATTGAACGACGTGAGACGCGGCAGATTCAGGTAGGAGCAGTCAAGATCGGCGGTCACGCGCCGATATCGGTCCAGTCGATGACGAAGACCGACACGCGGGACGTCCGGGCCACGGTGGACCAGATCTGGGCATTGGAGGTGGCCGGATGCGACATCGTGCGGGTCGGTGTCCCGGTCAAGGAAGCCGCAGAAACGCTGGGCGAGATCCGCAAGCAGATCCGGATCCCCTTGATTGCCGATATCCACTTCGACTATAGGCTTGCCCTGATTGCCCTCGAACAGGGAGTAGACGGCCTCCGTCTCAACCCCGGCAACATCGGGGACCGTTCTCGTGTGGAGGAGATCGTCAAGGCAGCAGCCGAGCGAAAGATTCCGATCCGCATCGGCGTGAACGGCGGATCCCTGGAGAAAGACCTGCTGACCAGGGATGGCGGGCCAACGCCAAAGGGAATGGTGGAGAGCGCCCTACGCCACATCCGGATTCTCGAAGATCTGAACTATCCTGAGATGAAGATCTCACTGAAGGCCTCCGATCCCCTGATGATGATTGAGGCCTATCGCCTCCTGGCGGAAGAGATCGAGTACCCCCTCCATCTTGGCGTCACAGAGGCCGGAACGCCTGGGGTGGGAACGATCAGGTCGGCCGTCGGTATCGGAACACTGCTTGCCGAGGGGATCGGCGACACTATTCGGGTGTCGCTCTCGGCCGATCCCGTCGAGGAGATCAAAGCAGGAGTCGAGATCTTGAAGTCACTCGGTCTTCGAAAGGGCGGGCTGACCTTTGTCTCCTGCCCGTCTTGCGCGAGGGCCGATATCGATCTGGTTGCCATGGCCCAGGAGGTGGAGCGGCGACTGGCTGGGATCACCAAGGAAATCCACGTTGCCGCGATGGGGTGCGAGGTGAACGGACCTGGGGAGGCCAGAGCCGCCGACATCGGGGTCGCCGGTGGTAAGGGGATCGGCTGGATTTTCAAAAAGGGAGAGGTGATCCGGAAGGTCAAGGAGTCGGAGATCGCCGATGCCCTGATAGAAGAGATCAATAAGATGGTGGTAGAAGGCGACGGCCAGCCGTAAAAGCGGGAGTGGATGGCCGATCGGCGGCGAGCGAGGGAGGATGGACAATCCAATCCTCCTTTTGTTTTGGCTGATTAGATAGAGATGAAACGACGGGTGTTGCCATGCGCTGGACAAGGTCACTAATCCCAACCCTGAAAGAAGAACCAGCAGAAGCCGAAGCGATCAGTCACACGCTGATGCTCCGGGCCGGCTTGGTCCGGCAACTCGCGGCCGGGATTTACGTCTACCTACCGCTCGGGCAGCGGGTCATGGACAAGGTAAACGGTATCATCCGCGAGGAGATGAACCGGATCGGTGGGCAGGAGATTACCATGCCGATCCTGCACCCGGCCGAGTTGTGGCAGCAAACCGGACGATGGACGGCCATCGGTGAGGAGATGTTTCGGCTGCAGGATCGTGGCAAGCGTCAGATGTGCCTGGGGATGACCCATGAAGAGGTCATCGCCTGGCTTGCAGCCCGAGAAATCCGGTCATACCGGGATCTTCCGCAGATCTGGTACCAGATCCAGACCAAGCTCCGGGACGAGGCCAGGCCCAAGAGCGGTATCCTCCGGACGCGGGAGTTCCTGATGAAGGACTCCTATTCCCTTGACCGGGATGAGAAAGGGCTGGAGAGGAACTACGAGCTTCACAAGGAGGCCTACGGTCGCATCGTGACGCGGTGCGGCCTGTCCTGTCACGTCGTCGAGAGTGATCCTGGGATGATGGGCGGTGCAACCGCGCACGAATTCATGGCGCCGAGCGAGGCCGGAGAGGATGAGGTTGCCCTCTGTGAGCGCTGCCACTACTCGGCCAATGTCGAGATGGCTATCTCCAGACCGCGAAGCCCGGTATTTCCCGAATGGCCCCTCGAAGAGATCGCCACACCGGACGCCCGAACCATTGAAGAGGTATGCCGGTTCCTGAATATCGATCCGGCGCTGACTATCAAGTCGTTACTGCTTGTAAACTGCGATGGACCGCTTCTGGCTCTTCTGAGAGGCGATCAGCGACTTCACGAACGAAAGCTCGCACGCGTGACCGGAGAGGTTCGCCCAGCCCATCGCGATGAAGTTGTTGCCTCCCTCGGGGCCGAGCCTGGCAGTATCGGTCCCGTCGGGGTGAAGCTTCCCATCATCGCCGATGAGTCGTTGCGCGAAGGCCGGTATGTCGTCGGGGCCAACAAGAGCGGTTTCCACCTGCGTGGGATCGTACCAGGCATTCACTTTCAGCCCAGGTGGGCCGACATTCATCAGACCAAAAGCGGGGATGGGTGTCCGCATTGCGAGGGGAGTCTCTCTATCGAGCGCGTGATCGAGGTGGGAAATATCTTTAAGCTCGGGACAAAATATTCGACCCCTCTCAAGGCGATGTATCTGAATGAGGCCGGAGAGGAGCGTCCCATCGTTATGGGGAGTTATGGGATCGGGCCGGCCCGGATCGCCGCTGCCGCGATCGAACAACACCATGACGAACTTGGGATCGTCT is from Candidatus Methylomirabilis sp. and encodes:
- the rseP gene encoding RIP metalloprotease RseP, with protein sequence MIASASTVALSLLDVVDPRPFLSRLDYLLWAVLVLGALIFVHELGHFLVAKRAGVKVLKFSLGFGPKIIGLTRGGTEYLLSAIPLGGYVKMLGEDPKEEVADPEGSFSAKPVGWRSLIILAGPGSNLLLAVTIFWVVFTVGVPTLATKVGEVMQDFPAHEAGVLVGDRIKAIDGHPIEKWEELATQIHKSPGRPVRLTVERAGNRFDLVVAPKATRQKNLFGEEQEIGLLGIAPAEEFLIERANPVTAFARAIYKTYDLSRLILLTFVKLIQGVVPAKTIGGPLLVAQMAGQQARLGILNLLFFTALLSINLAILNLLPIPILDGGHLFFSLIEAIRGKPVSLQKREMAQQVGLALLVALMIFAFYNDIFRLLGRQ
- the ispG gene encoding flavodoxin-dependent (E)-4-hydroxy-3-methylbut-2-enyl-diphosphate synthase, translated to MIERRETRQIQVGAVKIGGHAPISVQSMTKTDTRDVRATVDQIWALEVAGCDIVRVGVPVKEAAETLGEIRKQIRIPLIADIHFDYRLALIALEQGVDGLRLNPGNIGDRSRVEEIVKAAAERKIPIRIGVNGGSLEKDLLTRDGGPTPKGMVESALRHIRILEDLNYPEMKISLKASDPLMMIEAYRLLAEEIEYPLHLGVTEAGTPGVGTIRSAVGIGTLLAEGIGDTIRVSLSADPVEEIKAGVEILKSLGLRKGGLTFVSCPSCARADIDLVAMAQEVERRLAGITKEIHVAAMGCEVNGPGEARAADIGVAGGKGIGWIFKKGEVIRKVKESEIADALIEEINKMVVEGDGQP
- a CDS encoding proline--tRNA ligase → MRWTRSLIPTLKEEPAEAEAISHTLMLRAGLVRQLAAGIYVYLPLGQRVMDKVNGIIREEMNRIGGQEITMPILHPAELWQQTGRWTAIGEEMFRLQDRGKRQMCLGMTHEEVIAWLAAREIRSYRDLPQIWYQIQTKLRDEARPKSGILRTREFLMKDSYSLDRDEKGLERNYELHKEAYGRIVTRCGLSCHVVESDPGMMGGATAHEFMAPSEAGEDEVALCERCHYSANVEMAISRPRSPVFPEWPLEEIATPDARTIEEVCRFLNIDPALTIKSLLLVNCDGPLLALLRGDQRLHERKLARVTGEVRPAHRDEVVASLGAEPGSIGPVGVKLPIIADESLREGRYVVGANKSGFHLRGIVPGIHFQPRWADIHQTKSGDGCPHCEGSLSIERVIEVGNIFKLGTKYSTPLKAMYLNEAGEERPIVMGSYGIGPARIAAAAIEQHHDELGIVWPPAIAPFQLHLLPVNVRDQKLVELAEAIYTQLTRERIEVLYDDRDERPGVKFKDADLLGLPLRMTVGTRALKEGMVDLKIRKAGEEVQVPLSEAVARAHTILSHLSD